The proteins below are encoded in one region of Mangifera indica cultivar Alphonso chromosome 7, CATAS_Mindica_2.1, whole genome shotgun sequence:
- the LOC123221557 gene encoding uncharacterized protein LOC123221557 has protein sequence MAEITKSIQKWQNKNKSGDDQEIDRISLLPDNILQCILSFLPPKYATRTIVLSKQWQRLWDRLSREEQNLPAQQSPRLLKKQSIKYIYVPSDSTESALILIDGRLNVINHPEITTSLRKLILVDVLLPEENSLEEALSECHWIDEIDLCFPDGLKLGGCNWRPGLPTLPYKPLTKMYLEIPNITDDWLQAQIFGKLPFLQELRLQKCHMLETLNVCSSSLDCLYVVKCHRLKAIKLEAPSLQRFLYNGRNVISFLSTPVTADCRVHLYKEDRNEELKLLQLIADLAKFSRGNDFRVRVNCFTMAELFNLHIEIEKISKQKYQRIPEDLRGLLLPMVSVPSFSLDVTVKQSSFRDFVAPKRNWFSCFSDCLHMIPNKDDQFMEYLRDETWRRETYRSWPSNRNTVDWSEILLC, from the exons ATGGCTGAAATAACAAAATCGATTCAAAAATGGCAGAACAAGAATAAAAGTGGAGACGATCAAGAAATTGATCGAATATCCCTGTTGCCAGACAACATTTTGCAATGCATCTTGTCTTTCTTACCTCCAAAATACGCAACTCGAACCATTGTTTTGTCCAAGCAATGGCAGCGTTTATGGGATAGACTCTCTCGTGAAGAACAAAATCTCCCAGCGCAACAATCACCAAGGCTACTGAAAAAACAGAGTATAAAGTATATTTACGTGCCTTCAGATTCTACTGAATCAGCTTTAATCCTAATTGATGGCAGACTGAACGTGATAAATCATCCTGAAATCACGACTTCTTTGCGGAAGCTGATTCTGGTTGATGTGTTATTGCCTGAAGAAAACTCTCTCGAGGAAGCATTATCTGAGTGCCATTGGATTGACGAGATAGACCTTTGTTTTCCCGACGGGTTGAAGCTCGGCGGCTGTAACTGGCGCCCTGGATTGCCGACGTTGCCTTATAAACCCTTGACGAAAATGTATCTGGAGATCCCCAACATAACTGACGACTGGCTTCAAGCCCAGATTTTCGGAAAGTTGCCGTTTCTTCAGGAGCTGAGATTGCAGAAATGCCACATGCTGGAAACGTTAAACGTTTGTTCTTCGTCGCTTGACTGTTTATATGTGGTGAAATGTCACCGCTTGAAAGCAATCAAACTCGAGGCCCCATCTCTGCAACGGTTTCTGTACAATGGCCGTAACGTTATTTCTTTCTTGTCGACTCCAGTTACTGCAGATTGCCGTGTTCATCTGTACAAAGAAGATCGCAATGAGGAGTTGAAGTTGCTTCAACTTATTGCGGATTTAGCCAAGTTCAGCCGTGGCAATGACTTTCGAGTCAGAGTCAACTGCTTCACCATGGCAGAACTCTTCAATCTCCATATTGAAATAGAGAAAATATCCAAACAG AAATATCAGAGAATTCCTGAAGATTTGAGAGGCCTTCTTCTTCCAATGGTCAGCGTTCCATCATTTTCGTTAGATGTAACTGTTAAACAATCAAGTTTCAGAGATTTCGTCGCCCCAAAACGTAACTGGTTTTCGTGTTTCTCTGACTGTTTACACATGATTCCGAACAAAGACGATCAATTCATGGAG TATCTACGTGATGAGACTTGGCGCAGAGAAACATATAGATCCTGGCCCTCCAACCGAAATACAGTAGACTGGTCTGAGATCTTATTGTGTTAA